TGAGGTAGAGGTTACCCTTTATAATAATGAGAGTTATAAGGCAACGGTGATAGGAACAGATCCTACCACAGATTTGGCTCTTTTGCAGATTAAAGCAGACAACCTGAAGACTATGGCCCTAGTAAACTCAGATGATGTTGAGGTAGGGGAATGGGTATTGGCCGTTGGAAATCCAATGGGACTGAATTCTACGGTAACCGCAGGTATTGTGAGCGCCAAAGCTAGAAATATCAATATCAACAAGGAAAAATTTGCTGTTGAAAGTTTTATCCAGACAGATGCTGCCATTAATCCCGGAAATAGTGGTGGTGCTTTGGTGAATCTTGAAGGTAATTTAATAGGAGTAAATACGGCGATTGCGAGTAGGACAGGTACGTATAACGGTTATGGTTTTGCGGTACCGAGCAATATTGTTACCAAAGTGGTCGAGGACCTTTTAAAATATGGAAGCGTGCAGCGTGGTATGCTGGGCGTTACCATTAGAACAATGGATGGTAATTTGGCCAAGGAAAAAGACGTAGACTTTGCAAAGGGCGTTTGGGTAGAAAATGTTGGTGAAGAAAGTGCCGCCGATAAAGCGGGTCTTGAATCTGGGGATATCATAACCAAAATCGATGATATCGTTATCAACACGTCCCCAAGGTTACAGGAAATTATTGCGGGACACCGACCTGGGGATAAGGTCGTAGTTACCGTAAACAGAAAAGGAAAGGAAAAGCAATTTGACGTGGTATTGGAGAATTCCAATGGAACCACCGAAATTACGAAGCTCGAGAAAAAGGAAGTGCTGAACCTGCTTGGAGCCGATTTTGAAACCTTATCCAAGGAGGAGATTAAGAAATTAAATATCGACGGTGGTGTAAAAGTAGCACGGCTTTATCCTGGTAAAATCCGTAAGGAGACCCAAATGAGGGAAGGCTTTATCATTACCCATATAGATGGTAAGAAAGTGACTGATCTTGATGATATTTCGGAAATGCTCGAGGATAAAAAAGGTGGTGTTATGTTAGAAGGTATCTATGAAGGGCAACCGGAAAAGCGTTATTATGCCTTTGGAATGGATTCTTAATCTCATAGATATAAGGAATAGTTTAATTTTGAACCGCACTGTACCTCAACTTCAGTGCGGTTCTTTAATTTAAACAACCATGATAACCGATTTACAATCCAAATCTTTAGGCTTGGTCCTTTCAGGCGGCGGCGTTCGTGGCATGGCCCACATTGGGGTTATTAAAGCCATGGAAGAATTTGGATTAAACGCCCATGTTGTTGCCGGAAGTAGTGTGGGAGCTTTAGTGGGGGCATTATATGCGAACGGAAATACAGTTGACGATATGCTGCGGTTCTTTAAGGAAACACCCTTGTTCAAATACAATTTCTTTGCCTTGGCAAAACCGGGACTTATAGATACGGAGCGCTATATCGATATTTTTAAGGCCTATTTCCCGCATGATAGTTTCGAATCCTTAAAGAAAACGCTACATGTTGTTGCCACCAATCTTGAACTTGGCGAGGAAGAATTCATTACGAAGGGAGAATTGATAAAACCGTTGCTGGCATCGGCGGCATTACCACCCGTCTTTAGCCCAGTCAGTTATAAGGGAATGCTGTATGCCGATGGTGGGATTATGAACAACTTTCCCGCGGAACCGGTGTTTGATAGGGCAGAATATGTGATTGGAAGTAATGTTTCCCTTGTTTCCAAACTTCAGAGGAAGGACTTAAATAATTCCATTCAGCTAACCGGTCGCGTAACGGGCTTAATGATTTATGCCATCAATAGGGAGAAAATAGCGAAATGCGATTTGGTCTTTGAACCCAAAGAGTTGGAAAAAATCGGAATTTTTGATAGAAAAGGTATTGAAAAAGCCTACGCCTTGGGATATGAGACGGCTGTAAATCAATTTGAGCTCATGAATGCCAAGCAGTAGACTGAATCAGAAATTCTACCTAAACATCATCATAATCCACCTTTAAAGTAGGAGTTATGGGATGCGCTTGGCAGGTAAGAATAAAGCCATCGGCTATTTCCCCATCCGTTAAAATCTGGTTCTTTACCATCTCGGCCTTGCCTTCCGTAACTCTCGCAATACAACTACTACAAACCCCACCTTGGCAAGAATAGGGAGCATCAATATTTTCTTTGAGTACGGCATCTAACACCAATGTACTTTTGTCCATGGTCAATTGAAATTCCTCATCATCAAGGACAACGGTAAGGTTCGTTTGCCCTTCTACGGCAATGGGCATTTCATCTTTAATTTCTGTAGGGGTAAAGAGCTCAAAATGAATATCGTCTTTGGGCACCTCATTGTCCACTAAGGTATCCGTCACCAAATGGATCATTTTCTCGGGACCACATAGGTAGTAGCCATTAAAGGATAGGTTCTTATGCTTGTTCTTAAGGGCATAGTTGACGGTTGCGGTATCAATCCTACCAAACAAAGCCTCTTCTTCTTTGGTCTGACTATTGGTGAAATAAACAAAAAACCTATTGGTATAATCCAGTTCCAGTTTTACCAAATCTATATAAAACATGGTTTCTTCGTATGACTTATTTCCATAGACCAGCACGAATTTATTCTTAGGATTGGCATCCATAACACTTTTGGCAATACTCATAATGGGTGTTATTCCACTGCCAGCGGCAAAAGCAGCTATGTTTTGTTCCGTATTTGAAGGTTTAAACACAAACCGGCCTTCCGGTGGCATGACCTCCAAAACATCCCCAACTTGAAGTTTAGTATTGGCGTAATCCGAGAATCCGCCTTTATCCACCTTTTTTATGCCAATAGTTATATCTGCTGCTTTCGGAGAGGAACTAATGGAATAGGCTCGTCGCAGTTCTTTCCCTTTAATTTCTTTTTTTATGGTGATGTACTGTCCGGCGGTAAAAGCAAAGGTCTGGATGTATTCCTTGGGAATAATTAAGGTTACGGCAACGGAACTAGGGGTTAACTTTCTTATTGACTTTACCGTTAGGGCATAAAAATCTGCCATATTTCTTCTTCTTTAGAATGGAACGCAAAATTACGCATTGGACTAGGGATAAAAAATTGCATTTTGAAAAAAAATGACTTCCTTGTAACAAAATCAATTTTCACGATACCAATTACCTGTAATAACGTAAACCAACCCTAATGTTCAAAAAATTTCTAGGACTTCAATGGAAGTCGTTCTTTAGATCCGCCAATTTTGGAAAAAGTCTAGGAGTAAAAATCATCATGGGTTTTTTTGGATTTATCATGCTGCTGTACCTTTTAGCAGCAGGAGGGGGGATGTACTTTATCCTAAGGAAAATTTTTCCCGATCAAAATCCTATGTGGATTATAGGACAGTATTTTATCTATTGGATATTAATAGAGCTTTTTCTGCGGTATTTTATGCAAAAACTACCGGTGATGGATATAAAACCTTTCTTAGCCACTCCAGTAAAGAAAAGCGCCATTGCCCACTACATCTTGGGCCGTTCTGCAGCCTCGGTTTATAATTTACTTTCCTTGTTCTTTTTTGTGCCTTTTGCCATCGTTCTCATGTTCAATGGCTATCCCGCTTTGAACGTGTTGCTGTGGGTGGTCGCTATATTTGCGATTGTCCTTTGTGTTAATTATGTCAACTTATTGATCAATAAAAATGACAAGGCATTAATAGCTATCGTTAGCATTCTTTTGGTAGGATATGCGCTAGACTATTTTCAGGTTTTTTCGGTGAAGGAATTTTTCGGACCTATGTTTCACGCGCTATATGCCTATCCCGTAACGGTCCTTATTCCTTTAGGCTTGGCGGTCCTAGTTTATTATGTTAACTATAAATTTTTGAGGGATAAGATTTATTTGGATGCCAGTTTAAGAACAAAAGCCAAGGAGGCCAATACTTCCGATTTGGCTTGGACCAAACGGTTCGGGGAATTGGGTACTTTTCTACAATTGGACTTAAAAATGATATGGCGCAATAAAAGAACCAAATCGCAGGTGTTCATTTCTCTTCTTTTTGTGTTCTACGGATTGATATTTTATACCCAAGATATCTATGCGGAGATGATGCCCATGAAAGCCTTTTTAGGCGTGTTTATGACGGGGATATTTTTGAGCAATTTTGGTCAGTTTATCCCGGCCTGGGATAGCAGCTATTATTCCATGATGATGTCTCAAAATATTCCTTTACGCAAGTATTTGGAGTCGAAGGCGATGTTGATATCTGTTAGTGTAGTTGTCATGTTCCTACTTACCATACCCTATGTTTACTTTGGTTGGGAGGCATTGGCTATTAATCTGGCATGCGCATTGTATAATTTAGGAGTAAATATACCGGTCATTTTATTTTTTGGCTCATTTAATAAAAAAAGGATAGAATTGGATCAAAGTCCATTCGGGAATATGCAAGGTACCAGTGCCACACAGTTCTTGATTATGTTACCCGTTCTTGTGTTGCCAATTATACTGTTTACTATATTTTATTATCTCATCTCTTTTGAGGTTGCCGTAATTGTTCTTTCCGTACTGGGGATTATCGGCTTCGCCATGAAAAACTATTTATTGAACCTGATAACCGAACAGTACAGAAGAAAGAAATACGGGATGATTGCTGGTTTTAAACAAAAGAATGGCTAATCCAAAATAATTAATACGCAAATTGAAATTATACTATGATAATAACTGAGAACCTAACAAAAAAGTACGGTAAACAAACCGTCTTGAATATAGAGCATTTGAAAATTCCCAGGGGGCAGAGCTTTGGTTTGGTGGGAAATAACGGTGCTGGGAAAACAACTTTTTTCAGCTTACTGTTGGACCTTATTCAACCCACTTCCGGTCATATTATCAATAATGAGGTGCAGGTAAACACGAGCGAAGCCTGGAAACCGTTTACATCCTCCTTCATAGATGAAACCTTTTTAATCGGGTATTTGACGCCTGAGGAGTACTTTTATTTTATTGGGGACCTAAGGGGGGCCAATAAAGCCGATGTTGACGCGCTCCTAGGGCAGTTTTCGGATTTTTTTCATGGAGAGATTTTGGGTCAAAAGAAATACCTGAGGGATTTATCCAAAGGGAATCAGAAAAAGGCCGGAATAGTGGCCTCCTTTATCGGAAACCCGCAAGTAGTTGTTTTGGATGAACCTTTTGCCAATTTAGATCCTACTACACAAATACGTCTTAAGGCAATTATAAAAGACCTAGCCAATAAACAGGATGTTACCGTGTTGGTATCCAGTCATGATTTGATACACGTTACGGAGGTCTGTGAACGTATCGTGGTACTGAATAAAGGTGAAGTAGTGAAGGACATTGAAACCTCAACGGAAACACTAAGGGAATTGGAAACTTTCTTTGCTGGGTAAAGCATCAAGCACATGTACTTCGTGCACTTTATCAATTTGTAATAAAATTACCTTAAACCGACTCATCAGTCGGTTTTTGGGTTTAGAATCTTAAACAGCATCCATTTTCCTATCGATGCGTATCGTAATAGTATCGTTAAGCCGCATTAACAACGGTGTTTGATCGATAAAAGACAGGTTAAGCAAACCGGCTAGTCGGTAATTTACGATAGTTACGAGTTTACACTTTCCCATTTACCTTGAATAAATTCACCTTTTACCGATGAACTACATAATAATATGGCTGTTTTTAAGTTAACCATACATACGTATACACTTTATTTTGAAGGTTCAACTCAGATACATTTTTGCCATACTTTTTGGAACGTTGCTTTTTAATGCCTGCTCGGTAAAAAAGGACAAATTCATTAACCGTAATTGGCACGCATTAAACACCAAGTACAATACCTTGTACAATGGTAATATCGCATTTGAGGAAGGAAGGACAACCCTTAATGATTCATATCAAGATGATTATTGGGAAATCCTGCCCGTTGAACGCTTGGAAGTTTCCGGGGAAATAAAACTGGATTCAGAGGACAATAACCCCAATTTTCTAATAGCCGAAGAAAAGGCGACCAAAGCCATTCAGCGCCATAGTATGGACATTAAGGACATAGAGCGCAACCCGCAAACGGACGAAGCCTTTCTTTTATTAGGGAAAGCCCGTTATTTTGACGAGCGTTATATTCCTGCCCTAGAAGCATTCAACTATATTCTCAACAAATATTACGAAAGTGACAAGCTGAACGAAGCCAATATATGGCGGGAAAAAGTAAACATTCGATTACAAAACGAGGATTTAGCCATTAAGAATTTGAAGCGCCTTATAAGACTAGAACAATTAGAGGATCAAGAATATGCGGATGCCCGTGCCATGATGGCCCAAGCCTACATTAATCTCAATATTCCGGATACCGCACTCCAAAACCTAAAAATAGCTTCTTATTATACCAAGAAGAACCCGGAGAAGGGACGGTACTACTATATCATTGGGCAATTATACAATCAGTTGGGCCATAAGGACAGCGCCAACTATGCCTTTGATAAGGTCATCGATTTGAATAGGAAATCACCACGCGTTTACATGATCAATGCGGAAATTCAGAAATTAAAAAATACAGCACTTACTGCTGAAAATCAGGAGGAAATGCTCGAATACCTAACCGATTTGGAAGAAAACAGGGAAAATAGGCCTTTCTTGGATAAAATATACAGGCAGGTAGCGGAGTTTCATTTGGATCAAGGGTCGGATAGCCTGGCCTTGGCCTATTTTAATAAATCGCTTCGGGCTACCCGGAACGAACCCAAGTTAAATGCACTCAACTACGAAAATTTGGCCGAGTATAATTTTGACCAAAATGGGTACAAGGTCGCTGGGGCATATTATGATAGTGTTTTGACCAATTTAAATGAGAACGCTAAAAAATATAGGTCTATTAAAAAGAAGTTGGACAATCTGGAAGATGTTATAAAATACGAAGATATCGTCCAGTATGCAGATAGTGTTATAACGGTCTACGAATTACCCAAGGATGACCAAATTGCTTATTACGAAAATCATATCCAAAAATTAAAGGAGGAGCAGGAGGCTTCCCAGAAAAAAGAAAAGGATAAGATTACGGCAGGTTTTGCGGCATTCTCCAAAAGTAAAGGTGGTAAGGAGAACAAGGGAAAGTTCTATTTTTATAATATTACTAGTTTGGGTTACGGTCAGAATGAGTTTAAGAACAGATGGGGTAACCGGGAGTTGGCAGACGATTGGCGTTGGTCCAATAAAGCGGTTTCCAGTTTTTCCGAAGCTACTGGGGCTCCCGTAGTATCCGGTACGGAAATTGACGTTCTTCCTACCGAGGATGAGAAGTTTTCCTTAGCGTATTACATGGACAGGATTCCCACGGAAATCACTATAATCGATAGCTTAAAAACGGAACGGAATTTCGCCAATTATCAATTGGGGCTTATTTATAAGGAGAAGTTTAAAGAGAACCTTTTAGCCGTAGAAAAGTTGGAAAAGGTATTAGCTTCAAACCCAGAGGAGCGTTTGGTCTTGCCATCAAAGTACAATCTGTATAAGATATATGAGGAAGTGGGTAGTCCATTAATGGCTTCGATGAAAGCGGATATTATCGCCAACCACAGGAATTCTCGTTATGCGGAAATTTTACTGAATCCACAAGCTGTATTATCGGATAATTCCGATAGTCCGGAAAGGAGGTATGAAGAATTATTCAAAAAATTTAATAATCAGGAGTTCTTAGAAGTAATTACCGGTGCGGAAGCAAATATTAATAGATATACCGGAGACCCTATCGTCCCAAAGTTTGAGATGTTGAAGGCCAATGCCATAGGTAGGCTACAGGGATTCAATGACTTCAAGGAAGCTTTGAACTATGTGGCGCTGACCTATCCCAATAATCCCGAAGGGAAAAAGGCCGAACAGATGGTTGCCGAACAGTTACCAAAACTAGAACCAAAGGATTTTTCACCGGAAACAGATTCCAAAGGAACCTCCAATTGGAAAGTAGTTTTCCCCTTTAAGAGAAGCAATAATGAGAAAGCCTTAAAGTTGATGGAACTGCTGGAAAAATCCATTACGGATTTAAGATATAAGAATACGGTATCCAAGGATATCTATGATTTGGAAAATCAATTTGTAGTGGTGCACGGATTTAAGTCCAAGGACTTTGCCCTTGGCTACTCCGAGCTATTAAAAAACAATAAGGATTATAAGGTTGCTAATGAGAATTTTGTAATTTTATCGGAGAACTATAAGATTGTTCAAGTGCACAAGAACATATCGGATTATAGAGATACACTTTTAACCCCAAAACCATGAGTAATGTTTTCAGACAAACAAAAACCTAGAAGTATGAACGAAACAGGAGGACAACCCAACAGAATTGAGAAGAACACTAAAATTAAAGGAGATATTATCTCTGAAGCCGATTTCCGTATCGATGGAAAATTGGATGGTAATGTTAAGACTTCCGGCAAAGTAGTAATTGGAAAGGATGGCTACATACACGGAAAGGTAGAATGTGTAAATGCGGACATAGAGGGCAGCTTTAATGGCGAGCTTTTGGTTTCCGATTTGCTATCCTTGAAATCGTCGGCTGTGATAGAGGGAACGGTTTCCGTTACCAAACTAGCTGTTGAGCCTGGTGCAACATTCAACGCTTCATGTACCATGAAAGGTAAAGGCGGATCAATTTCTTCGTCTTCCAGTACCCAGAATTCAGGAGGTTTTAAATCATCACTGAGCGGAACCCCTAACGGTAAAAATGAGCCAGCAAAAGCCTCCTAAGAAAAAAACAATCTCAAAAACATTGCTGTTCTTTCCGGTATCGCTTTTGAAATGGGTGCTATTATATTCTTGGCGGCCAAAGGCGGTATTTGGCTAGACGAGTATTATGGTAATGAAAAAAGAGTTCTTACGGCAATTGCCACTATATTAGGTGTGGCAATTGCCATATGGGTTGTTTTGCGACAACTAAAAAAGTATTAAATATTGAAAGTCAAAACGCTTCCCATTATTGCTTTCCTTCTAGTCTTGTCAGTAAGTTTATTATCGATATTTTTTTTACACTCTTATTTACTTAGTGCCTATGGTATGCCAAAATATGGCAACCTCATTTTACAATCCTATATTGTAAATGGATTATTGGCCTCCAGTATTTACATAGGTCTTTATGCCTTTCGTAAAAAACTCAAAAACCACATAGGATTTCTTTTTATGGGGGGTAGTTTCTTAAAGTTCATTTTCTTCTTTTTACTTTTTTATCCAACGTATAGTGCTGATGGAGATATGGATAAGATAGAATTTGCCGCTTTCTTTGTCCCTTACCTGCTCTCTTTGATTTTAGAGACCTTTTTCATAGCTCAAATGCTTAAAAAATTGGATTAAAATACTAGCTTCTTTTTACTTTGAAATAAAGTCTAGATTGCTTTTTTCTTTTTGTGATAATACCGTACATTTGCACCGATTTTTAGAGACCGATATTTTGAGCAATATGCGAAAAACACTTTTTTTCAAAGTTCTAATAGCCATAGCCTTACTTGTTAGCACGAATAATTTTGCTTCAGAAAGCGAAGCATCTTCCGATGAGCCAAAACAAGATATTAAAACCGAGATTAAGGAATATATTCAACATCACCTTCAGGATTCTCACGATTTTTCACTGTTTTCCTATACGGACGAAGCAGGCGAGCACCATTATGTAGGATTTCCGCTCCCCGTTATTTTATGGGATGACGGTTTAAAAGTTTTTTCTTCCTCTAAATTCCATCACGGTGGAACCTTGGCTGAAGTTGACGGAAATTACTATAAGTTATACCACAGCAAGATTTACAAGACCGATGCTGACGGTACCATCAATTATGACGAAGAAAATCATCCTACTAATGTACAGCCCATAGATTTTTCTATAACCAAGAGCGTGGTAATGATTTTTCTTACGTGTTTGTTGATGTTTTGGTTGTTCAGAAGTCTGGCAAGTTCTTATGCAAAGAATGGAAGTGTACCGGTCGGGGTGGGTAGGTTCTTTGAGCCTATTGTAGTTTACATTAGGGATGATATCGCTAAACCAAATATCGGTGAGAAAAAATACGCCAGGTATATGCCGTACTTGCTAACGGTTTTCTTTTTCATCTGGTTTTTGAACATTTTTGGATTAACGCCACTAGGCGTCAATGTTACTGGAAACATCGCAGTAACGGTTGCCTTGGCTTTGATAACGTTTTTATTGACTAATTTAACGGGCACCAAGGACTATTGGAAACATATTTTTGATCCATTGGGCGATACCATGCCGTGGTATGGTAAAATCCCCATATACATTATATTGGTCCCTATTGAAATTCTGGGCATTTTCATTAAGCCTTTTGCACTACTGATACGTTTGTATGCCAACATGCAGGCGGGACATATTGTATTGATGAGTTTAATAGGTCTAATGTTCATCTTTAAGAGTTGGATTGGCAGTCCGTTATCCTTTGGACTGGCCTTTGCGATTTCATTGATTGAAATTTTAGTAGCGGTATTGCAAGCATATATTTTCACCATGTTATCGGCCCTGTATTTTGGATTTGCGGCAGAAGAGCATGATCATGACCACGGTCATGAAGAAGAGCCGGAGTTGGCTCATTTATAGGATTGAATTTTTAATTTTTAAACTAGATATATTATGGAAATTCCAGCAATTGTAGGTGCAGGTTTAGCGGTTATCGGAGTAGGTTTGGGTATTGGTAGAATCGGTGGCTCTGCCATGGATGCTATCGCCCGTCAGCCAGAAGCTTACGGTAAGATTCAGACAGCAATGTTGATAGCGGCAGCACTTATTGAAGGGATTGGTTTCGCTGCAATATTTGCATCTTAACAAATCTAAAGTTCATTGACCGTAACGGTTGGTTACGGTCAATGTTTCTTAAAAATTAAAAGACAAATACAATTTAGAATATGGAAAAGTTATTGAATGAGTTTTCATTAGGATTGTTCTTTTGGCAGACCTTATTGTTTATCGGATTACTGTTATTGCTTCGCAAGTTTGCATGGAAACCAATTTTAAATGCAGTTAACGACCGGGAAGACGGTATCAAGGCTGCATTGGCTGCTGCGGAAAGCGCGAAGAAAGAAATGCAGAATGTTACCGCTGATAGTGAGAAGCTTTTAAAAGAAGCACGCGCAGAACGTGAAGCTATGTTAAAGGAAGCCCGTGAGATTAAGGATAAGATGATAGCGGATTCTAAGGAGCAGGCCAAGATTGAAGGGGATAAAATGGTAAAACAAGCGCAAGCGACTATTGAGAGCGAGAAGAAGGCTGCGGTGGCAGATATAAAAAGTCAAGTTGCAGAGTTATCTGTAAGTATTGCAGAGAAAATCATTAAAGAACAATTATCCAATAAGGACAAGCAATTGAAATTAGTGGACGATATGTTGACCGACATAAAATTGAACTAAAACTATGAGCGAATCTAGAGCGGCCATACGATATGCCAAAGCCATTTTGGACTTGGCCATGGAGAATAAAGCCACTGCTGCGGTAGAGAAAGATATGCGGTCTATCGTATCTACTATATCGGATAGCAAGGAACTAAAGGATATGTTGGGTAGTCCAGTAATATCCGGTACCGCTAAAAAAGAGGTTTTAGGGAAGATTTTTAAGGGAAGTCACGCTATATCTGAGGGTTTGACCAGTATGTTGGTCGACAACAAAAGGATTTCAATCTTAAATGAAGTGGCACTTAAGTTCATAATCCTCAATGAACAACTAAAAGGGAAAGATGTAGCCTATGTAACAACGGCCGTTCCCATGAACGCCGCTTTGGAGAAGAAAGTTTTAAAACAGGTCACCTCTTTAACAGGTAATGAGGTTACCTTGGAGAATAAAGTCGATGAGGATATTATCGGCGGATTTGTTTTAAGAGTTGGGGATTTGCAGTATGATGCAAGTATTGCCAACAAATTGAACAATTTAAAAAGAGAGTTTACAAATAGTTTATAAATAAGAAGGGTAAATAGACGTTTACGTCTATTGTCTAACATCTAACGTCTTATAAAAATGGCAGGAGTAAAAGCCGCTGAGGTATCAGCAATTTTAAAGAAACAATTATCAGGGTTCGATGCAACCGCAACCTTGGACGAAGTGGGCACTGTATTACAGGTAGGTGATGGAATCGCTAGAGTCTACGGATTGGCCAATGTGCAGTACGGAGAATTAGTTGAGTTCGAAGGCGGTTTGGA
This sequence is a window from Maribacter aestuarii. Protein-coding genes within it:
- a CDS encoding Do family serine endopeptidase, whose product is MKNDLNKQKVWKIYLFSAIIALLVSFGAIGGYQLLKEDPIIIQQVSGVQGHNVLYTADKDGNIKPLDFTETTNKVLDAVVHIRSTQTRGYGNMQQFERRQLPDPFKDFFGDMFKEQIPEGGMQPQPMYGTGSGVIINENGYIITNNHVIDNADEVEVTLYNNESYKATVIGTDPTTDLALLQIKADNLKTMALVNSDDVEVGEWVLAVGNPMGLNSTVTAGIVSAKARNININKEKFAVESFIQTDAAINPGNSGGALVNLEGNLIGVNTAIASRTGTYNGYGFAVPSNIVTKVVEDLLKYGSVQRGMLGVTIRTMDGNLAKEKDVDFAKGVWVENVGEESAADKAGLESGDIITKIDDIVINTSPRLQEIIAGHRPGDKVVVTVNRKGKEKQFDVVLENSNGTTEITKLEKKEVLNLLGADFETLSKEEIKKLNIDGGVKVARLYPGKIRKETQMREGFIITHIDGKKVTDLDDISEMLEDKKGGVMLEGIYEGQPEKRYYAFGMDS
- a CDS encoding patatin-like phospholipase family protein gives rise to the protein MITDLQSKSLGLVLSGGGVRGMAHIGVIKAMEEFGLNAHVVAGSSVGALVGALYANGNTVDDMLRFFKETPLFKYNFFALAKPGLIDTERYIDIFKAYFPHDSFESLKKTLHVVATNLELGEEEFITKGELIKPLLASAALPPVFSPVSYKGMLYADGGIMNNFPAEPVFDRAEYVIGSNVSLVSKLQRKDLNNSIQLTGRVTGLMIYAINREKIAKCDLVFEPKELEKIGIFDRKGIEKAYALGYETAVNQFELMNAKQ
- a CDS encoding ferredoxin--NADP reductase, which gives rise to MADFYALTVKSIRKLTPSSVAVTLIIPKEYIQTFAFTAGQYITIKKEIKGKELRRAYSISSSPKAADITIGIKKVDKGGFSDYANTKLQVGDVLEVMPPEGRFVFKPSNTEQNIAAFAAGSGITPIMSIAKSVMDANPKNKFVLVYGNKSYEETMFYIDLVKLELDYTNRFFVYFTNSQTKEEEALFGRIDTATVNYALKNKHKNLSFNGYYLCGPEKMIHLVTDTLVDNEVPKDDIHFELFTPTEIKDEMPIAVEGQTNLTVVLDDEEFQLTMDKSTLVLDAVLKENIDAPYSCQGGVCSSCIARVTEGKAEMVKNQILTDGEIADGFILTCQAHPITPTLKVDYDDV
- a CDS encoding DUF5687 family protein; the encoded protein is MFKKFLGLQWKSFFRSANFGKSLGVKIIMGFFGFIMLLYLLAAGGGMYFILRKIFPDQNPMWIIGQYFIYWILIELFLRYFMQKLPVMDIKPFLATPVKKSAIAHYILGRSAASVYNLLSLFFFVPFAIVLMFNGYPALNVLLWVVAIFAIVLCVNYVNLLINKNDKALIAIVSILLVGYALDYFQVFSVKEFFGPMFHALYAYPVTVLIPLGLAVLVYYVNYKFLRDKIYLDASLRTKAKEANTSDLAWTKRFGELGTFLQLDLKMIWRNKRTKSQVFISLLFVFYGLIFYTQDIYAEMMPMKAFLGVFMTGIFLSNFGQFIPAWDSSYYSMMMSQNIPLRKYLESKAMLISVSVVVMFLLTIPYVYFGWEALAINLACALYNLGVNIPVILFFGSFNKKRIELDQSPFGNMQGTSATQFLIMLPVLVLPIILFTIFYYLISFEVAVIVLSVLGIIGFAMKNYLLNLITEQYRRKKYGMIAGFKQKNG
- a CDS encoding ABC transporter ATP-binding protein, translating into MIITENLTKKYGKQTVLNIEHLKIPRGQSFGLVGNNGAGKTTFFSLLLDLIQPTSGHIINNEVQVNTSEAWKPFTSSFIDETFLIGYLTPEEYFYFIGDLRGANKADVDALLGQFSDFFHGEILGQKKYLRDLSKGNQKKAGIVASFIGNPQVVVLDEPFANLDPTTQIRLKAIIKDLANKQDVTVLVSSHDLIHVTEVCERIVVLNKGEVVKDIETSTETLRELETFFAG
- a CDS encoding tetratricopeptide repeat protein — encoded protein: MKVQLRYIFAILFGTLLFNACSVKKDKFINRNWHALNTKYNTLYNGNIAFEEGRTTLNDSYQDDYWEILPVERLEVSGEIKLDSEDNNPNFLIAEEKATKAIQRHSMDIKDIERNPQTDEAFLLLGKARYFDERYIPALEAFNYILNKYYESDKLNEANIWREKVNIRLQNEDLAIKNLKRLIRLEQLEDQEYADARAMMAQAYINLNIPDTALQNLKIASYYTKKNPEKGRYYYIIGQLYNQLGHKDSANYAFDKVIDLNRKSPRVYMINAEIQKLKNTALTAENQEEMLEYLTDLEENRENRPFLDKIYRQVAEFHLDQGSDSLALAYFNKSLRATRNEPKLNALNYENLAEYNFDQNGYKVAGAYYDSVLTNLNENAKKYRSIKKKLDNLEDVIKYEDIVQYADSVITVYELPKDDQIAYYENHIQKLKEEQEASQKKEKDKITAGFAAFSKSKGGKENKGKFYFYNITSLGYGQNEFKNRWGNRELADDWRWSNKAVSSFSEATGAPVVSGTEIDVLPTEDEKFSLAYYMDRIPTEITIIDSLKTERNFANYQLGLIYKEKFKENLLAVEKLEKVLASNPEERLVLPSKYNLYKIYEEVGSPLMASMKADIIANHRNSRYAEILLNPQAVLSDNSDSPERRYEELFKKFNNQEFLEVITGAEANINRYTGDPIVPKFEMLKANAIGRLQGFNDFKEALNYVALTYPNNPEGKKAEQMVAEQLPKLEPKDFSPETDSKGTSNWKVVFPFKRSNNEKALKLMELLEKSITDLRYKNTVSKDIYDLENQFVVVHGFKSKDFALGYSELLKNNKDYKVANENFVILSENYKIVQVHKNISDYRDTLLTPKP
- a CDS encoding bactofilin family protein codes for the protein MFSDKQKPRSMNETGGQPNRIEKNTKIKGDIISEADFRIDGKLDGNVKTSGKVVIGKDGYIHGKVECVNADIEGSFNGELLVSDLLSLKSSAVIEGTVSVTKLAVEPGATFNASCTMKGKGGSISSSSSTQNSGGFKSSLSGTPNGKNEPAKAS
- a CDS encoding AtpZ/AtpI family protein, whose product is MGAIIFLAAKGGIWLDEYYGNEKRVLTAIATILGVAIAIWVVLRQLKKY
- a CDS encoding DUF6168 family protein; translated protein: MPKYGNLILQSYIVNGLLASSIYIGLYAFRKKLKNHIGFLFMGGSFLKFIFFFLLFYPTYSADGDMDKIEFAAFFVPYLLSLILETFFIAQMLKKLD